The genome window TAGAAAGTTTTTTTGATGAAAATGAAAATATAACTAGAAATGAAGAGAAAAGAAAAGGTATTAAAAAAATTCAGGATGAAGTAATCACTGACTGTAATAAAATCTATAATTTTTTTGATTTTGGAGATATTGAGGGTTTACTCTTTATGCTTGCAGGACATTGTCATATTAAGTGGGTGCCATGATTATCTATCATAAAGCTTTAGATCCGTATCATTGTTACTATCGTTTTTTATTTTACAGCCATTCTTTAAAGGTTAATAGCGTAGACTTCGATAGATTGAGGCTAATGGATTTTTACTACTTATTTCCAAGTCTTCTCCACGATTTTGATAAAAAAAATTCAAAGAAAAAGAAAAAAAAATTTCCAGAACAATTTGAAAATTTAGAACTAAAAATTCAAATATTTTTTAATCTCTTGCCTATTCAAAAGCAAGCATTAGGATATTTATTTTCTGACGGTTATTATAATTTAAATAATTATTTAAATAGTAATGAAATTGTTCTAGAAAAAGAAATTGAACCAGAAATTTTGGATTTATTTTTAAAAGAAAAAATTGGAAAAGAAACTTGGATTGAGTTATTTTTCAAATATTTCAAAAATTATGAGTTAAAAAAGATAAAAAAACTATCAAAATTAATGGATACAAAAAATGTTATATAGTCCTTCCATATTTATAAAACAATTAAAGCTGTATGCAGGTGTGAAACCTGCATACGATCAAAAGTTTGATTATGGTCTTAATATTATAAGAAGTAAAGATAATTCTACAGGTAAGTCTAGTATTCTAAATTTTATATATTATATTTTAGGTGGAGACATTTACAGTTGGACAAATGCGGCACATGAGATTGATTATGGTCTTATGGAAGTAGAGTTAAATGGAGATATTTATACACTTTTGCGGAACAAGAATAAAGAAGAAGAAGCTGTGTCTATTTTTAACAGCCCTTTAATTGAGGTTGAAAAAAATATAGATATAAGATTTTATAGTACTAAAAGCATAGATAATTTTAATGAGCTTTATAGTAATTATATTTTTGAAAAATTAAATATTCCTAACGTTGCAATAAATGAAAACAGAAATTTAAAGTTTCAAGATCTTCTTGGTTTATTATATTCAGATCAAGATACATCTGTGTATTCTATCTTTAAGAATTCAGAAAAAAGCAATGAAGCAATAAGAAAAATAATTTCTGAAATTTTTATATTTTCAAAAGACACTGATTATTTAAAAAAACTAAATTTATTAGCAGAAGCTAAAAAAGAATATGCAAAATATAATAATAACATTAATGTTCAAAATGATAATTTGAGTGGATTAAAGTTAATGCATTTTAATGAAGAAAAATTAATAATTGCAAATAAAAAGGAAGAAATTAATAAAGAGATATTTGAATTAAGTAATATTACAAAGATTAAAAAAAATAAGAATTTGGACAATGAAATTCTAACTATTATGGAAATAGGTGAAATTGGAAGTAATGAAATAGATAAAATTCAAAATAAAATAATTTCTTTAAGAGAAGAACTACAATTAGTTAAACAACAAATTCGAGAAAAGGAAATATACTTGAAAGAGTCAACTGCCTTTTTGGAGGCTTTGAAAGATAGACAAAATGCAATTAATACTTCACTTATTGTGTCAAAAAAAATTGAAAATATTGAGTATAAATTTTGTCCTTCATGTTTCTCAAACAATATATCTAATAATTTTGAAAAAGATTGTTGTTACCTATGTAAAAATAAAATTGATAGAAATGTAAGAAAATACAGCAGAAATAAAGCTTTACAAGAAATTGAATTTCAAGAAAAAGAATCAAAAGAATTATTTTCAGACATGCAAAAAGCTAAGAAACATCTTGAAGAAAAAAAAATAAACATAAATAAAGAAATAAAAGAATTAGAAAAAAGATTTAAAAACATATATGAAATTTCTGATGTTAAAAGTGCTGAAAGAGATCAGAAATTAATTGAATTAGGAATAAGTCAATCAAAATTAAAAGAATTAGAATATATAGAGGGCTATGAAAAAGACATCCAAAAAATGATAATTATTAAAGAAGAATTAAAAGTAAAAATGCAACAAATTCAGAATGATATTAGACAGATAGAGGATAGTGGATTAAAAAATGAGTATTTAAGATTTATTGAAAATTCTATGAGAAAAATTCTGAAAGAAGATGCAAAGGTGGATGGTACTTTTAACTCTATTAGTGATATTAATGTTTACTTTGATAAAAATAGAATTAATATTAATAGCAGTAAAATTTCAGCTAGTTCACAAGTTATTCTAAAAAATGCTTTGCATTTGGCTATATTTGAATTGTCGCTAAAATATCCGAGTGTTTTATATCCGAGACTGTTATTACTCGATAATATTGATGACAAGGGCATGACCTCTAGTAGGAGTCAAAATTTTCAACGAATTATGAAAACATTAAGCCAGAAGTATGATGTCAAGCATCAAATCATTCTTACAACAACACAAATAGCTGAGGAGCTTGATAACACTAGCTGTTGCATTGGCGATGTTTATACTGCAAGTAATAAAACTTTAACTTTATAGTTAATAATAGCTAAGAATTGTCAAAAGATATGTGAGTATTGAAGAAATTGCTCCAAATATTTAAATAATTTATGCGAAAAAAAGTATTAAAGGAGGTAACAATTAATTGGCTGAACCAACTCATCACCATTGGCCTCACTTCTTATAAATAATTTTATCAACTTTTAACTGGCATTTATATTTACAAAATATTTTTAAAAAATGCTTTCAAAAAAATCTCCCATGACTTGGAATAGTCAATATAATAGGCTCATTTTCGGTAACAATAATAGAGTGCTCAAATTGTGCTGCTCTTTTATTTTTCTCGATAAATAAAGTCCAGCCATCTTTGTCCTCTTTTGCATATTTAGCACCGTTGGACAAAAAAGGTTCCACGGTTATTACTTGGCCATTTTGAAGTATTCTGCGATCATTTTTATCAAAATAAGGGGCAATAAATTTAGGCTCTTCATGTAAGGATAGACCAACTCCATGGCTGCCTAAGTTTTCAATGATGGTGAAATTTTTTTCTTTAGCTATTTTCTCAATGGCAGAACCAATATTTGAAATTTTTGCACCAGCTTTAATACTATTAATTCCTGCATACATGGCTGCAATTGTTGCTTGGCATAGTTTAATCATATTTAAATCATTATTTTCATCAATGATAAATGATCCGCCTGTATCAGCAAAAAAACCATCTAACTCTGCTGATACATCGATATTAATTAAATCACCGGATTTTATTATGTTACTTGATGGTATACCATGTGCAATATGATGATTAATAGAAATGCATGTTGCACCTGGAAAATTATACATCAATTGGGGAGCGGATTTTGCATTATTTTTTTTTAAAAACTCTGAACCTATTTCATCTAATTCTAAGGTAGTCATTCCCGCGCGAGCCATACTTTTCATATAAACAAGAGTATCAGCAACAATTGTACCGATTTTTTGCAATTTTTTTACTTCTTCATCCGTCTTAACGATCATAAAAAACCTTTAATATTAGTGTATTTATATTAATTGGAAACACTATATAATATGTTATACATTGAAAATTGAAGATTTCTAATAAATAAAATAAAATTTCAAAGGTTTTTAATAGCTGTCATAAAATGAGGCATATATTTATGAAAGTACGTTCTAGACTGTACATTTTGCTAGTATGGATTATTTTCGCAGTATTTATTGTTATTTCTGGCACATGGATTGAAACACATATTGTTAAAGATGGTGCTTTTTTTGGAAACAAATTTTTTGGAAGTTCATTTTTTTTGTTTTTTTCAGCTGTAAATATTAACGTTATTTTGCTGTTACTCTTTGTATTTTTAACTTTTAGAAGCGGTGTTAAGTTAATTGTCGATAATTCACATGGGGCATTTGGAAGTAAATTAAATACTAAATTAGTAACTGCATTTTTATTTTTTGCTTTGCTACCAACTGTGGTTTTACTATATGTATCAACA of Pigmentibacter sp. JX0631 contains these proteins:
- the map gene encoding type I methionyl aminopeptidase, which translates into the protein MIVKTDEEVKKLQKIGTIVADTLVYMKSMARAGMTTLELDEIGSEFLKKNNAKSAPQLMYNFPGATCISINHHIAHGIPSSNIIKSGDLINIDVSAELDGFFADTGGSFIIDENNDLNMIKLCQATIAAMYAGINSIKAGAKISNIGSAIEKIAKEKNFTIIENLGSHGVGLSLHEEPKFIAPYFDKNDRRILQNGQVITVEPFLSNGAKYAKEDKDGWTLFIEKNKRAAQFEHSIIVTENEPIILTIPSHGRFF
- a CDS encoding ABC-three component system middle component 5, yielding MIIYHKALDPYHCYYRFLFYSHSLKVNSVDFDRLRLMDFYYLFPSLLHDFDKKNSKKKKKKFPEQFENLELKIQIFFNLLPIQKQALGYLFSDGYYNLNNYLNSNEIVLEKEIEPEILDLFLKEKIGKETWIELFFKYFKNYELKKIKKLSKLMDTKNVI